From the Daucus carota subsp. sativus chromosome 8, DH1 v3.0, whole genome shotgun sequence genome, one window contains:
- the LOC108192721 gene encoding uncharacterized protein LOC108192721 — MADPKHDPSSTSSFSGKDSVGSREQREVKDRKKSPYKHHRETHGMSDDFDENTPIGDFKGPNVFERAKEEFEAFIDTIHPKKESSGLASGGKNNVTPPKVEVRKEHKEGAERMKSPHKHRRETHGRSDDFDANTPIDDFKGPNVFERAKEEFEALIDTIHHKKESGGPVLSPDKRSDVSPKKKSDIYDCLGPLGKGLEKVCSPGSHKKD; from the exons ATGGCGGACCCGAAACATGATCCGTCATCTACTTCTTCTTTCTCAG GCAAGGACAGTGTGGGGTCAAGGGAACAAAGAGAAGTAAAGGACAGAAAGAAGTCTCCATATAAGCACCATAGGGAAACTCATGGGATGAGCGATGATTTTGATGAGAACACGCCCATTGGTGATTTCAAAGGTCCCAACGTATTTGAGCGAGCAAAGGAAGAGTTTGAGGCCTTTATTGATACGATTCACCCTAAGAAAGAATCCAGTGGCCTTGCAAGTGGTGGCAAGAACAATGTGACGCCACCAAAAGTAGAAGTAAGAAAGGAACACAAAGAAGGAGCTGAGCGAATGAAGTCTCCACATAAGCACCGTAGGGAAACTCATGGGAGGAGTGATGATTTTGATGCCAACACACCCATTGATGATTTCAAAGGTCCTAACGTGTTTGAGCGTGCAAAGGAAGAGTTTGAGGCCCTTATCGATACGATTCACCATAAGAAAGAATCTGGTGGCCCTGTATTGTCACCCGACAAGAGAAGTGATGTCTCACCCAAGAAGAAAAGCGATATTTATGACTGTCTTGGACCTCTTGGCAAAGGGCTAGAAAAAGTTTGCTCACCTGGAAGTCACAAGAAAGATTGA
- the LOC108192573 gene encoding heat stress transcription factor A-7a — translation MTSVMDGFTGLDQNSLCSESELEALFAAASDENIAHEVSLKKEAIVVVDDEEVPQPLKGLYEDGPTPFIKKIYGMVGDAETDGIISWSESGMSFVIRDQYKFCVEILPKHFKHANFSSFIRQLNTYNFKKLSLERWEYANEGFQKGKDHLLKNIKRKKHQPDQQVPQDGKNSQLSLYHENLKKEAELEKLKSDTEKLRTELLIIQKEQESADNYLLSVKERLIRTEHKQQQMFICMARAFKNPLFNEILMQQLREKEALDTAGTSKKQKLIAPQCNKSLVEAIYYAGGSQAKDDFTMIDTEAQKAYFHNEAKNPVVQSQKVNEVLATKPSDIALDNCLLVENLLADDVVSETKAATEQANVHSKVVLELEELITKVSANWEVSMKEMVEQAVCLQSQF, via the exons ATGACCTCTGTAATGGATGGATTTACAGGACTTGATCAAAATAGTTTGTGCAGTGAGAGTGAGCTTGAAGCTCTTTTTGCAGCAGCAAGTGATGAGAACATAGCCCATGAAGTGAGTTTAAAGAAAGAGGCTATAGTTGTGGTGGATGATGAAGAGGTGCCACAGCCTTTGAAGGGTTTGTATGAAGATGGGCCCACTCCATTTATCAAGAAAATATATGGGATGGTGGGAGATGCAGAGACTGATGGGATCATCTCATGGAGTGAGTCTGGGATGAGTTTTGTGATCAGGGATCAGTACAAGTTCTGTGTGGAGATTCTGCCCAAGCACTTCAAGCACGCCAACTTTAGTAGCTTTATTCGCCAACTCAACACTTAT aatttcaagaaaCTCAGTCTAGAGAGGTGGGAATACGCCAATGAAGGCTTTCAGAAAGGAAAAGATCATCTGTTAAAGAATATTAAGAGGAAGAAACACCAACCTGATCAACAAGTCCCACAGGATGGAAAGAATTCACAACTTTCACTTTATCACGAGAATCTTAAAAAGGAAGCAGAACTTGAAAAGTTGAAGAGCGATACCGAGAAGTTGAGAACTGAACTTCTAATTATCCAAAAGGAACAGGAGAGTGCTGATAATTATCTGTTATCTGTTAAAGAGAGGCTAATAAGAACCGAACACAAGCAACAGCAGATGTTCATTTGCATGGCAAGAGCATTTAAGAACCCGCTATTCAACGAGATTCTCATGCAGCAGCTCAGGGAAAAAGAAGCACTGGATACTGCAGGAACTTCAAAGAAACAAAAGCTGATTGCTCCCCAGTGCAACAAAAGTCTAGTTGAGGCAATCTATTATGCTGGGGGAAGCCAAGCTAAAGATGACTTCACAATGATTGATACAGAAGCTCAGAAAGCATATTTtcataatgaagcaaaaaaccCCGTTGTTCAGAGCCAAAAGGTTAATGAAGTGTTGGCTACAAAACCTTCAGATATTGCTTTGGACAATTGTTTGCTGGTAGAAAATCTATTGGCTGATGACGTGGTCTCTGAGACTAAAGCAGCAACAGAACAAGCAAATGTTCATTCAAAAGTTGTTCTTGAGTTGGAAGAATTGATCACAAAGGTAAGTGCCAATTGGGAGGTATCTATGAAGGAGATGGTTGAGCAAGCGGTTTGTCTGCAATCACAGTTCTAG